A part of Falco naumanni isolate bFalNau1 chromosome 19, bFalNau1.pat, whole genome shotgun sequence genomic DNA contains:
- the FGF17 gene encoding fibroblast growth factor 17 isoform X2: protein MFSCQTQYVRDQGAMTDQLSRRQIREYQLYSRTSGKHVQVNGKRITATAEDGNKFAKLIVETDTFGSRVRIKGAESEKYICMSKRGKLVGKPNGKSKDCIFTEIVLENNYTAFQNARYEGWYMAFTRKGRPRKASRSRQNQREAHFIKRLYRGQLPFPNNAERQKQFEFVGSSSPTRRTRRTRAPRPRT, encoded by the exons ATGTTCTCCTGTCAGACCCAG TACGTGAGGGACCAGGGCGCCATGACCGACCAGCTGAGCCGACGGCAGATCAGGGAGTACCAGCTCTACAGCCGGACCAGCGGCAAGCACGTCCAGGTGAACGGCAAACGGATCACCGCCACCGCCGAGGACGGCAACAAGTTCG CCAAGCTCATCGTGGAGACGGACACCTTTGGGAGCCGCGTCCGCATCAAGGGGGCCGAGAGCGAGAAGTACATCTGCATGAGCAAGCGGGGCAAGCTCGTCGGGAAA CCCAACGGCAAGAGCAAGGATTGCATCTTCACGGAGATCGTGCTGGAGAACAACTACACGGCTTTCCAGAACGCCCGCTACGAGGGGTGGTACATGGCCTTCACCCGCAAAGGCCGGCCCCGCAAAGCCTCCCGCAGCCGCCAGAACCAGCGGGAAGCCCACTTCATCAAGCGCCTGTACCGCGGGCAGCTGCCCTTCCCCAACAACGCCGAGCGGCAGAAGCAGTTCGAGTTCGTGGGCTCGTCCTCGCCCACCCGCCGCACCCGCCGCACCCGCGCCCCTCGCCCACGCACATAa
- the FGF17 gene encoding fibroblast growth factor 17 isoform X1 — translation MFSCQTQGENQPSPNFNQYVRDQGAMTDQLSRRQIREYQLYSRTSGKHVQVNGKRITATAEDGNKFAKLIVETDTFGSRVRIKGAESEKYICMSKRGKLVGKPNGKSKDCIFTEIVLENNYTAFQNARYEGWYMAFTRKGRPRKASRSRQNQREAHFIKRLYRGQLPFPNNAERQKQFEFVGSSSPTRRTRRTRAPRPRT, via the exons ATGTTCTCCTGTCAGACCCAG GGGGAGAATCAACCGTCTCCTAATTTTAACCAGTACGTGAGGGACCAGGGCGCCATGACCGACCAGCTGAGCCGACGGCAGATCAGGGAGTACCAGCTCTACAGCCGGACCAGCGGCAAGCACGTCCAGGTGAACGGCAAACGGATCACCGCCACCGCCGAGGACGGCAACAAGTTCG CCAAGCTCATCGTGGAGACGGACACCTTTGGGAGCCGCGTCCGCATCAAGGGGGCCGAGAGCGAGAAGTACATCTGCATGAGCAAGCGGGGCAAGCTCGTCGGGAAA CCCAACGGCAAGAGCAAGGATTGCATCTTCACGGAGATCGTGCTGGAGAACAACTACACGGCTTTCCAGAACGCCCGCTACGAGGGGTGGTACATGGCCTTCACCCGCAAAGGCCGGCCCCGCAAAGCCTCCCGCAGCCGCCAGAACCAGCGGGAAGCCCACTTCATCAAGCGCCTGTACCGCGGGCAGCTGCCCTTCCCCAACAACGCCGAGCGGCAGAAGCAGTTCGAGTTCGTGGGCTCGTCCTCGCCCACCCGCCGCACCCGCCGCACCCGCGCCCCTCGCCCACGCACATAa